In Theileria equi strain WA chromosome 4 map unlocalized gcontig_1105316255033, whole genome shotgun sequence, the following are encoded in one genomic region:
- a CDS encoding hypothetical protein (encoded by transcript BEWA_012680A): MANDGVTINLSEKPEGNPYTKEYKGASTGSDQIIIKVTETTYPPNSDFLKFTHKDSGGGTQFTLAEIKDDNGEKVDVSELPKDVKNLSAYYWKYENDDGPGWNPTKALIVEVVQDGDKYSYYTRGIGSSVWFLINPFQSTQLTGKLLEEKLDEFTCEHHNAVTIDLTRNKSSQRNKYCCSYHSITDGGRVTVESVPIRCEKHHGSIPLFKYTVNTSGRGVRVAAINYYDSNNTNSPRKRIKPSELTFPIPDVRSISAFYSDNSRNPVLIYVDSSGTRPSVKGWYKQNTGGNTWENAPANLNNITPGDLENKGLDCKDNEGFKKLAEELDKLGCYGLEKCTKEIVEQQEAQAEQLRAEKGALGELESPVELGPEQEAEEKDNQEGFVAPLKAASGETADASAFEPLKDQIKEASGLTDWGIENILGAFAGVFTASCITTFVSWKLYKFYIHHSDPWVRQI; the protein is encoded by the coding sequence ATGGCTAATGAtggagtaaccattaatCTCTCAGAAAAGCCTGAGGGAAACCCTTATactaaagaatataaaggagCTTCTACCGGAAGTGATCAGATTATCATTAAAGTTACAGAAACCACTTACCCTCCCAACTCTgacttcctcaagtttaCTCATAAGGATTCTGGCGGAGGAACACAATTCACACTTGCAGAGATCAAAGATGATAACGGTGAAAAAGTTGATGTTTCTGAACTCCCAAAGGATGTTAAAAATCTCtctgcttattactggaagtATGAGAATGACGATGGTCCTGGCTGGAATCCTACTAAGGCTCTCATAGTTGAGGTAGTACAAGATGGTGATAAGTACTCTTATTATACCAGAGGTATTGGTAGTTCTGTATGGTTTCTAATCAATCCTTTTCAATCTACTCAACTCACCGGTAAGCTTCTTGAGGAGAAACTCGATGAATTTACCTGTGAACATCATAATGCAGTCACTATTGATCTTACCAGGAATAAATCTTCGCAGAGAAACAAGTACTGTTGTAGTTACCATAGCATTACTGATGGCGGAAGGGTCACTGTTGAGAGTGTGCCAATTCGTTGTGAGAAACATCATGGCTCTATTCCATTATTCAAATACACTGTTAATACTTCTGGTCGTGGAGTGAGGGTCGCAGCTATCAATTATTATGATTCTAATAATACTAATAGTCCCAGGAAACGTATAAAGCCTTCTGAGTTAACGTTTCCCATTCCTGACGTAAGAAGTATCTCTGCATTCTACTCCGATAATAGTAGGAACCCTGTTCTAATATATGTTGACTCATCTGGGACAAGGCCTAGTGTTAAAGGTTGGTACAAGCAAAATACTGGTGGTAATACATGGGAAAATGCTCCTGCTAATCTCAACAACATAACACCAGGAGATTTAGAGAATAAGGGGCTTGACTGTAAGGATAATGAGGGCTTTAAAAAACTTGCGGAAGAACTAGATAAACTTGGATGTTATGGCTTGGAAAAATGTACCAAAGAGATTGTTGAACAACAAGAAGCGCAAGCAGAACAACTACGTGCTGAGAAAGGTGCTCTTGGAGAACTGGAATCTCCTGTAGAGCTAGGACCAGAACAGGAAGCTGAGGAAAAAGATAACCAAGAAGGTTTTGTTGCTCCCCTTAAAGCTGCTAGTGGAGAAACTGCTGATGCTTCTGCTTTTGAACCTCTTAAAGATCAAATTAAAGAAGCCTCAGGTCTTACTGATTGGGGTATAGAGAACATTCTTGGAGCCTTTGCTGGTGTTTTTACAGCTTCCTGTATAACTACTTTTGTATCATGGAAGCTTTATAAGTTCTATATACATCACTCTGACCCCTGGGTTCGGCAGATCTGA